One Aegilops tauschii subsp. strangulata cultivar AL8/78 chromosome 7, Aet v6.0, whole genome shotgun sequence genomic window carries:
- the LOC109753869 gene encoding uncharacterized protein, whose product MENSGQSEHTIDLPNTGNHLSESSNDGFGMVTNSTRQDSVNGLSSRYLLPSSPEQIPVDFELMWRLRKYLVLLGVLAVTVTYNAGLTPPGGSWTLNTDGHDAGDPVLHVGYSLRYEVFFYCNTTAFAASLVLVILLLSKSVTKRNIWLRSMQLTMLLDLFSLLGAFAAGSCRAPKSSIYIWILVFAVFVYVVIHTLVSRKVIPKSLRKKLQRMMDEIRSRRGGSGSSTQASSNPEEDVEEDRKFILMLATFAATITYQAGLNPPGGFWAENPSYKHPPATSILRSNYLHRYNIFISCNATSFVASLVTIILLLSPELSSHGIRSKAVIVCVVFDLFGLIGAYAAGCCRSVRTSFFVVFITVIVWVYFAVLAAAFVYKPVADWLQKIKDHKCFKKLGRLFSLESGNSEQDHSHATVQHTTDLATVTPEEGSASKTENRVQNIKEDGILREHQHADSQQISNNEEAEPSSEQPSVNDPQPGNTTNIVFSPEDQCIDCQSVANDAVSDTGHPSIKCHQATNTVNQMPSTDNHSADNQQDANKKEQLSPNNGPKTANIVDYMPNKQVADTKGQSSSTDECKDAVIVVDDSSEQTTSDNHCNGATNDHPAQQVHSDGPMRTSEIEMVGSNNIVVPSENGNVDKKGGPTEDSSKKNSDDRPTSEPLKKSRTYLLLLAILAVSLTYQSGLNPPGGFWSRTENGHSAGDPILEDNHHPRYIAFFYLNAVAFVASFVMIIMLLNKRISEKATKRFALQIAMIVDLLALMGAYVMGSSREARNSMYISLLVGLVLAYVGIHLLIAHVIPEGWKKVVAEKLKLFLCKHLWPEPHQAVENQTGDVDGKEWERRRNLLLILAVLAATVTYQAGINPPGSVWSDDKKVSGTPGNPILQHNHSKRYDVFYYSNSVTFVSSVVITILLVNKESCERGIKCYALRVCLVVGLVGLLIAYAAGSCRKAKESKYLIIIAVAVLAFLVIQVLVLSSTHNTVWGPLSKSLEDLLKRLLRPKESSQESASERQESSCHDEKEKRKRHKYLMLLAVLAASITYQAGLNPPGGFWYDDPNHVAGNPVLHDIHPWRYRAFFIFNGISFMTSIVVIMFLLKKAMRRNGVLLEVLHLIMILDLLALMTAFAAGICRKFRTSMYVYGLVIVVAVYLVVAIGVTSSIAKCLRLRKRNGGSLKGHPESASTTNPPIAGQQV is encoded by the coding sequence ATGGAAAACAGCGGGCAGTCCGAGCACACCATTGATCTGCCCAACACTGGGAATCATTTGAGTGAAAGCAGCAATGATGGGTTTGGCATGGTTACTAACAGCACTAGGCAAGATTCAGTTAATGGATTGTCCAGCAGGTATTTGTTACCCAGTAGCCCTGAACAAATCCCTGTTGATTTTGAGCTCATGTGGAGACTGCGGAAGTATTTAGTACTGCTTGGAGTCTTAGCAGTTACTGTGACATACAATGCTGGATTAACACCACCAGGGGGATCTTGGACACTAAACACAGATGGCCATGATGCTGGTGACCCTGTCCTGCATGTTGGCTACTCTCTAAGATATGAGGTATTCTTTTACTGCAACACAACAGCCTTTGCTGCATCTCTTGTCTTAGTCATCTTGCTTCTAAGTAAGAGTGTGACGAAGCGGAATATATGGCTCCGTTCAATGCAATTGACCATGCTGCTGGACTTATTTAGCCTGCTGGGGGCCTTCGCTGCTGGAAGCTGCAGGGCACCTAAGTCATCCATTTACATCTGGATTCTAGTCTTTGCTGTTTTTGTGTATGTTGTGATTCATACCCTGGTATCCAGAAAGGTTATTCCAAAATCATTGAGAAAGAAGCTGCAAAGAATGATGGATGAGATTCGATCCAGACGCGGTGGCAGTGGCAGTTCCACACAAGCAAGCAGCAATCCAGAGGAAGATGTTGAGGAGGATCGTAAGTTCATATTGATGCTTGCAACTTTTGCTGCTACTATCACATACCAAGCCGGATTGAATCCACCTGGAGGCTTTTGGGCTGAAAATCCTTCTTACAAGCATCCTCCAGCTACCTCTATTCTCCGCAGTAACTACCTTCACCGGTATAATATTTTTATTAGCTGCAATGCGACTTCTTTTGTGGCATCTTTGGTCACAATCATTCTTCTTCTGAGCCCAGAATTGAGTAGCCATGGAATAAGGTCCAAAGCCGTGATTGTGTGCGTCGTATTTGACCTATTTGGTCTGATTGGGGCCTATGCTGCAGGGTGCTGTAGGAGTGTAAGGACATCTTTCTTTGTTGTGTTCATTACTGTCATAGTATGGGTCTACTTTGCGGTGTTAGCTGCGGCATTTGTTTACAAACCTGTAGCAGACTGGCTGCAAAAGATCAAAGATCATAAGTGCTTCAAAAAACTTGGTCGGCTCTTTTCACTGGAATCAGGAAATTCAGAGCAAGATCATTCTCATGCAACTGTTCAGCATACTACAGACCTTGCAACAGTTACGCCAGAAGAAGGCAGTGCTTCTAAAACAGAAAACCGAGTTCAAAACATCAAAGAGGATGGAATCCTTAGGGAGCATCAGCATGCAGACAGCCAGCAAATTTCAAATAATGAGGAGGCTGAGCCCAGCTCAGAGCAACCATCGGTCAATGACCCGCAACCAGGAAATACCACAAATATTGTGTTCAGCCCAGAGGATCAGTGTATAGACTGCCAATCAGTTGCAAATGATGCAGTCTCTGACACAGGACATCCTTCAATCAaatgccaccaagctacaaataCTGTGAATCAAATGCCTAGCACTGATAATCATTCCGCAGACAATCAGCAAGATGCAAATAAGAAGGAACAGCTGTCTCCAAATAATGGCCCAAAGACTGCAAATATTGTTGACTATATGCCCAATAAGCAAGTTGCAGATACGAaaggtcaatcttcatcaactgATGAATGCAAGGATGCAGTTATTGTAGTGGATGATTCGTCTGAACAAACAACGTCAGATAATCACTGCAATGGAGCCACCAACGATCACCCAGCACAGCAAGTGCATTCTGATGGGCCTATGAGAACCAGTGAGATTGAGATGGTTGGAAGTAATAACATTGTTGTGCCTTCCGAAAATGGCAATGTTGACAAGAAAGGAGGTCCCACTGAAGATAGCAGCAAAAAGAATTCTGATGACCGACCAACTTCGGAACCTCTGAAGAAGTCCCGCACATACCTACTTCTTCTTGCCATTTTGGCAGTTTCTCTGACATATCAATCAGGTTTGAATCCGCCAGGTGGCTTCTGGTCAAGAACAGAGAATGGTCACTCAGCTGGTGATCCCATCCTTGAGGACAATCACCATCCGCGTTATATTGCATTCTTCTATCTGAATGCAGTCGCGTTTGTTGCATCCTTTGTCATGATCATTATGCTCCTGAACAAGAGGATAAGCGAGAAGGCTACAAAACGATTTGCTCTGCAGATAGCAATGATAGTGGACCTTCTTGCCCTAATGGGAGCTTATGTTATGGGAAGCTCCAGGGAGGCAAGGAATTCCATGTACATCTCATTGTTGGTGGGCCTTGTACTTGCTTATGTCGGTATCCATCTTTTGATAGCACATGTAATCCCTGAAGGGTGGAAAAAAGTGGTGGCTGAAAAGCTAAAGCTGTTCTTGTGCAAACATTTGTGGCCCGAACCGCATCAGGCCGTCGAAAACCAGACTGGGGATGTCGACGGGAAGGAGTGGGAGCGGAGGCGTAATCTGCTATTGATTCTTGCTGTTCTAGCTGCAACTGTCACATACCAAGCTGGTATAAACCCTCCAGGAAGTGTATGGTCAGATGACAAGAAGGTCAGTGGCACACCAGGCAATCCAATCCTTCAGCACAATCATTCAAAACGCTATGATGTGTTCTACTACTCAAATTCAGTTACGTTCGTGTCATCTGTAGTTATCACGATACTACTTGTGAACAAGGAATCATGTGAGCGTGGCATCAAGTGCTATGCACTGCGAGTATGTCTGGTGGTGGGCTTGGTTGGCCTCTTGATTGCCTATGCTGCAGGAAGCTGCAGGAAAGCAAAGGAATCTAAGTATCTCATCATCATCGCTGTTGCAGTTCTGGCCTTCCTTGTGATTCAAGTCCTTGTACTCTCTTCAACACATAATACAGTATGGGGGCCCTTGAGCAAATCCTTGGAAGACCTTCTGAAACGGCTTCTTCGTCCAAAAGAGTCCAGCCAAGAATCTGCTTCTGAGCGGCAAGAAAGCTCATGTCATGATgagaaagaaaagagaaagaggCACAAATATCTGATGCTCCTTGCAGTTTTAGCAGCCTCCATCACATACCAAGCTGGTCTGAACCCGCCTGGTGGTTTCTGGTATGATGATCCCAACCATGTTGCAGGCAATCCAGTCCTTCATGATATTCATCCCTGGCGCTACAGAGCATTCTTCATCTTCAATGGTATCTCCTTCATGACATCTATTGTCGTGATCATGTTTCTGTTGAAAAAGGCTATGAGGAGGAATGGTGTTCTACTGGAGGTATTGCATTTGATCATGATACTGGATCTGCTAGCTCTTATGACAGCTTTTGCTGCGGGAATCTGCCGAAAATTCAGGACTTCAATGTATGTCTATGGGCTAGTAATTGTGGTTGCGGTATACCTTGTGGTTGCAATAGGTGTAACGAGCAGCATTGCAAAGTGTCTGAGACTAAGGAAGAGAAATGGGGGCTCCCTCAAAGGACATCCTGAAAGTGCTTCCACAACAAACCCGCCGATCGCTGGACAACAAGTTTGA